Proteins from a genomic interval of Helicobacter pylori Shi112:
- a CDS encoding ABC transporter ATP-binding protein: MIKAINISHAFEKPLYNGVNLHIKPKESLAILGVSGSGKSTLLSHLATMLKPNSGTISLLEHQDIYALNSKKLLELRRLKVGIVFQSHYLFKGFSALENLQVASILAKQEIDHSLLEQLGIAHTLKQGVGELSGGQQQRLSIARVLSKKPKIIIADEPTGNLDTTSANQVISMLQNYITEKEGALVLATHDEHLAFTCSQVYRLEKEVLIKEK; encoded by the coding sequence ATGATTAAAGCGATTAATATTTCTCATGCTTTTGAAAAGCCCCTTTATAACGGCGTGAATTTGCACATCAAGCCCAAAGAAAGCCTGGCGATTTTAGGCGTGAGCGGGAGCGGTAAAAGCACGCTTTTAAGCCATTTAGCCACCATGTTAAAACCCAATAGCGGAACAATTAGTTTGTTAGAACACCAAGATATTTATGCTTTAAATTCCAAAAAGCTTTTGGAATTACGGCGCTTAAAAGTGGGTATAGTCTTCCAATCGCATTACCTTTTTAAGGGTTTTAGCGCTTTAGAAAACCTGCAAGTCGCTTCCATCCTAGCCAAGCAAGAAATCGATCATTCCCTTTTAGAACAATTAGGCATAGCCCACACCCTAAAACAAGGCGTGGGTGAATTGAGCGGTGGCCAGCAACAACGCTTAAGTATCGCCAGAGTGCTTTCTAAAAAACCTAAAATCATTATCGCTGATGAACCCACCGGGAATTTAGACACCACTAGCGCTAATCAAGTCATCAGCATGCTGCAAAATTACATTACAGAAAAAGAAGGGGCGTTAGTTTTAGCCACGCATGATGAGCATTTGGCTTTCACTTGCTCTCAAGTCTATCGCTTAGAAAAAGAAGTTTTGATTAAGGAAAAATAA
- a CDS encoding class II fructose-bisphosphate aldolase encodes MLVKGNEILLKAHKEGYGVGAFNFVNFEMLNAIFEAGNEENSPLFIQASEGAIKYMGIDMAVGMVKIMCERYPHIPVALHLDHGTTFESCEKAVKAGFTSVMIDASHHAFEENLELTSKVVKMAHNAGVSVEAELGRLMGIEDNISVDEKDAVLVNPKEAEQFVKESQVDYLAPAIGTSHGAFKFKGEPKLDFERLQEVKRLTNIPLVLHGASAIPDGVRKSYLDAGGDLKGSKGVPFEFLQESVKGGINKVNTDTDLRIAFIAEVRKVANEDKSQFDLRKFFSPAQLALKNVVKERMKLLGSANKI; translated from the coding sequence ATGTTAGTTAAAGGCAATGAAATCTTACTGAAGGCCCATAAAGAAGGCTATGGGGTAGGGGCGTTTAATTTCGTGAATTTTGAAATGCTAAACGCTATTTTTGAAGCAGGAAATGAGGAAAATTCCCCACTTTTCATTCAAGCGAGTGAAGGAGCGATCAAATACATGGGGATTGATATGGCGGTGGGCATGGTGAAAATCATGTGCGAACGCTACCCGCACATTCCTGTAGCCTTACACTTAGATCATGGCACGACTTTTGAAAGTTGTGAAAAAGCCGTGAAAGCGGGTTTCACCTCCGTGATGATTGATGCGTCTCATCATGCTTTTGAAGAAAATTTGGAATTGACTTCTAAAGTGGTCAAAATGGCGCATAACGCTGGAGTGAGCGTGGAAGCGGAGTTGGGGCGTTTAATGGGGATTGAAGACAACATTTCAGTGGATGAAAAAGACGCGGTGTTAGTGAATCCTAAAGAAGCGGAGCAGTTTGTCAAAGAATCTCAAGTGGATTACTTAGCCCCAGCCATTGGGACAAGCCATGGAGCGTTTAAGTTTAAGGGCGAGCCCAAATTGGATTTTGAACGCTTGCAAGAAGTCAAAAGGCTCACTAATATCCCTTTAGTCTTGCATGGAGCGAGCGCGATACCAGATGGTGTGAGGAAATCTTATTTGGACGCTGGAGGCGATTTGAAAGGCTCTAAGGGCGTGCCTTTTGAATTTTTACAAGAATCCGTAAAAGGGGGGATCAATAAGGTCAATACCGACACGGATTTAAGGATCGCTTTCATCGCAGAAGTGCGCAAGGTGGCTAATGAAGATAAGAGCCAATTTGATTTGAGAAAGTTTTTTTCTCCGGCCCAATTAGCGCTTAAAAATGTGGTCAAAGAGCGCATGAAACTTTTGGGCAGCGCTAATAAAATTTAA
- the pseI gene encoding pseudaminic acid synthase, with protein sequence MLQRPKIVAELSANHNQDLNLAKESLHAIKESGADFVKLQTYTPSCMTLNSKEDPFIIQGTLWDKENLYELYQKASTPLEWHAELFELAKKLDLGIFSSPFSSKALELLESLNCPMYKIASFEIVDLDLIEKVARTKKPIILSSGIATHTELQDAISLCKGAGNFDITLLKCVSAYPSKIEDANLLSMVKLGETFGVKFGLSDHTIGSLCPILATTLGASMIEKHFILNKSLQTPDSAFSMDFNGFKSMVEAIKQSVLALGEEEPKINPKTLEERRFFMRSLFVIKDIQKGEALTSDNIKALRPNLGLHPKFYKEILGQKASKFLKANTPLSADGIERSLQV encoded by the coding sequence ATGTTACAACGCCCTAAAATTGTCGCCGAATTGAGCGCTAATCATAACCAGGATTTAAACCTCGCTAAAGAAAGCCTTCATGCCATTAAGGAAAGCGGGGCGGATTTTGTCAAGCTCCAAACCTACACGCCAAGCTGCATGACTTTAAACTCTAAAGAAGATCCTTTCATCATCCAAGGCACTTTATGGGATAAAGAAAATTTGTATGAATTGTATCAAAAGGCTTCCACCCCCCTAGAATGGCATGCTGAATTGTTTGAATTGGCTAAAAAGCTTGATTTAGGCATTTTTAGCTCGCCTTTTAGCTCAAAAGCTTTAGAACTTTTAGAGAGCCTAAATTGCCCCATGTATAAAATCGCTAGTTTTGAAATCGTTGATTTAGACTTGATTGAAAAGGTCGCTCGCACAAAAAAACCCATTATCCTTTCTAGCGGTATCGCTACACACACCGAATTGCAAGACGCTATCTCATTGTGCAAAGGAGCGGGTAATTTTGACATCACCCTTTTAAAATGCGTGAGCGCTTATCCCAGTAAAATAGAAGACGCTAATTTATTGAGCATGGTTAAATTAGGCGAAACCTTTGGCGTTAAATTTGGCTTGAGCGATCACACGATTGGCTCTCTTTGCCCCATTCTAGCCACCACTTTAGGGGCGAGCATGATAGAAAAGCATTTCATTTTAAACAAATCCTTACAAACCCCAGACAGCGCTTTTAGCATGGATTTTAACGGATTTAAAAGCATGGTTGAAGCCATCAAACAAAGCGTTTTAGCCTTGGGCGAAGAAGAGCCTAAAATCAATCCAAAGACTTTAGAGGAGCGGAGATTCTTTATGCGCTCTTTATTTGTCATTAAGGATATTCAAAAAGGCGAAGCATTGACTAGCGATAATATCAAAGCCTTACGCCCCAACCTTGGCTTACACCCTAAATTTTATAAAGAAATTTTAGGCCAAAAGGCATCAAAATTCTTAAAAGCCAACACTCCTTTAAGCGCTGATGGTATAGAACGCTCATTGCAGGTTTGA
- the fliR gene encoding flagellar biosynthetic protein FliR — translation MLDFIQELSTPHVRDFFLLFLRVSGVLSFFPFFENHLVPLSVRGALSLYVSAIFYPTLEFSNAAYTPEGFIIACLCELFLGVCASIFLQIVFASLVFATDSISFSMGLTMASAYDPISGSQKPIVGQALLLLAILILLDLSFHHQIILFVDHSLKAVPLGQFVFEPALAKNIIKAFSHLFVIGFSMAFPILCLVLLSDIIFGMIMKTHPQFNLLAIGFPVKIAIGFVGIILIISAIMGRFKEEISLAFSTISKIF, via the coding sequence ATGCTAGATTTTATTCAAGAGCTTAGCACCCCCCATGTTAGGGATTTTTTCTTGTTGTTTTTAAGGGTTAGTGGCGTGCTGTCTTTTTTCCCTTTTTTTGAAAACCATTTAGTGCCTTTGTCGGTGCGTGGGGCTTTGAGCTTGTATGTGAGCGCGATTTTTTACCCCACTTTAGAATTTTCAAACGCCGCTTACACGCCAGAGGGTTTTATTATTGCTTGCTTGTGCGAGCTGTTTTTAGGGGTGTGCGCGTCTATCTTTTTGCAAATCGTCTTTGCAAGCTTGGTGTTTGCAACCGATAGCATCAGCTTTTCTATGGGGCTTACGATGGCGAGCGCGTATGATCCTATTTCAGGATCGCAAAAACCCATTGTAGGGCAAGCCCTTTTATTGTTAGCGATTTTAATTTTATTGGATTTATCGTTCCACCATCAAATCATTTTGTTTGTGGATCACAGCTTAAAAGCCGTCCCTTTAGGGCAATTTGTCTTTGAGCCAGCGTTAGCTAAAAACATTATCAAAGCCTTTTCGCACTTGTTTGTCATAGGGTTTTCTATGGCGTTCCCTATTTTATGCTTGGTGTTATTGAGCGATATTATTTTTGGCATGATCATGAAAACCCACCCTCAGTTCAACCTGCTTGCGATCGGGTTTCCGGTTAAAATTGCGATCGGGTTTGTGGGCATTATCTTAATCATTTCAGCTATCATGGGGCGTTTTAAAGAAGAAATCAGCCTGGCCTTTAGCACCATTAGCAAAATCTTTTAA
- a CDS encoding apolipoprotein N-acyltransferase, with amino-acid sequence MRLILFNQNAFLLACAFVSSVYANAVLDAYAVENPYVSITLTSLLAPLSMLAFLKTPKNSAFALGFFVGVLLFYWCALSFRYSDFTYLLPLIIVLIALVYGVLFYLLLYFENPYFRLLSFLGSSFIHPFGFDWLVPDSFFSYSVFRVDKLSLGLVFLACIFLSAKQFKKYRIIAVLLLLSALDFNGFKTSDLKKVGNIELISTKTPQDLKFDSNYLNNIENNILKEIKLAQSKQKTLIVFPETAYPIALENSPFKAKLEDLSGNIAILIGTLRTQGYSLYNSSFLFSKESVQIADKVVLAPFGETMPLPEFLQKPLEKLFFGESAYLYRNASNFSDFTLDDFTFRPLICYEGTSKPAYSNSSSKIFIVMSNNAWFSPSIEPTLQKTLLKYYARRYDKIILHSANFSTSYILNPSLLGDILFRKR; translated from the coding sequence ATGCGTCTTATTCTATTCAATCAAAACGCTTTTTTATTAGCGTGCGCGTTTGTTTCAAGCGTGTATGCGAACGCTGTTTTAGACGCTTATGCGGTTGAAAACCCCTATGTTTCTATCACACTCACAAGCCTATTAGCCCCTTTAAGCATGCTAGCGTTTTTAAAAACCCCAAAGAATAGTGCTTTTGCTTTGGGGTTTTTTGTGGGGGTGCTATTGTTTTATTGGTGCGCTTTAAGCTTCCGCTACTCGGATTTCACTTATTTATTACCCTTAATCATTGTTTTAATAGCGTTAGTTTATGGGGTTTTATTTTATTTGTTGCTCTATTTTGAAAACCCCTACTTCAGGCTTTTGAGTTTTTTAGGCTCTAGTTTTATCCACCCCTTTGGATTTGATTGGTTAGTCCCGGATAGCTTTTTTTCTTATAGTGTGTTTAGGGTGGATAAATTATCGCTAGGGCTTGTTTTTTTGGCTTGCATTTTTTTGAGCGCTAAACAATTCAAAAAATACAGGATCATAGCGGTTTTATTGTTACTGAGTGCGTTGGATTTTAATGGTTTTAAAACGAGCGATTTAAAAAAGGTTGGAAATATTGAATTAATCTCTACAAAAACACCCCAAGATTTGAAATTTGACTCAAACTACCTTAACAATATTGAAAACAACATTCTCAAAGAAATCAAGCTCGCTCAAAGCAAGCAAAAAACCTTGATCGTTTTTCCAGAGACTGCCTACCCCATCGCTTTAGAAAACTCCCCCTTTAAAGCTAAGCTAGAAGATTTAAGCGGTAATATTGCTATTTTAATAGGGACATTACGGACTCAAGGCTATAGCCTTTATAACAGCTCGTTTTTATTTTCTAAAGAAAGCGTTCAGATCGCTGATAAAGTGGTTTTAGCCCCCTTTGGCGAAACAATGCCTTTACCGGAGTTTCTTCAAAAACCCCTTGAAAAGCTCTTTTTTGGCGAGAGTGCTTATTTATACCGCAACGCTTCCAATTTCAGCGATTTTACATTAGACGATTTTACTTTTCGCCCCCTGATTTGCTATGAAGGCACTTCCAAACCCGCTTACTCAAACAGCTCTTCAAAAATTTTTATCGTGATGAGCAATAACGCATGGTTTAGCCCAAGCATTGAACCCACTTTGCAAAAAACGCTTTTAAAATACTATGCAAGGCGTTATGATAAAATCATCTTGCACAGCGCGAACTTTTCAACTTCTTACATTTTAAACCCTAGTTTATTAGGCGATATTCTTTTTAGGAAACGATAA
- the prfB gene encoding peptide chain release factor 2, with product MDNYTYSELLKSLQNKCDNIALIIKPEKIKQELERIEKEQEDPNFWQDVLKARDTNKEKVRLNRLLETYQKTKNSLDESTELFELAQNDNDEVTLSLLYEEAPVLEHSVQKVEIEIMLSGENDASNAIITIQPGAGGTESQDWASILYRMYLRWAERRGFKSEILDYQDGEEAGIKGVAFIIKGENAYGYLKNENGVHRLVRISPFDANAKRHTSFASVQISPELDDDIDIEIDEKDVRYDYYRASGAGGQHVNKTESAVRITHFPTGIVVQCQNDRSQHKNKASALKMLKSKLYELELEKQQSTAKNEEKSEIGWGHQIRSYVLAPYQQVKDARSNTAYSNVEAILDGDIDAILEGVLIAKA from the coding sequence GTGGATAACTACACCTATAGCGAATTGTTAAAAAGCTTGCAAAACAAATGCGATAATATCGCTTTAATCATCAAGCCTGAAAAGATCAAACAAGAATTAGAACGCATTGAAAAAGAGCAAGAAGACCCTAATTTTTGGCAAGATGTCTTAAAGGCTAGAGACACTAATAAAGAAAAAGTGCGCCTAAACCGCTTGCTAGAAACCTATCAAAAAACCAAAAATTCTTTAGATGAAAGCACAGAATTGTTTGAACTCGCCCAAAACGATAACGATGAGGTTACTTTATCCTTGCTCTATGAAGAGGCTCCTGTTTTAGAGCACAGCGTCCAAAAAGTAGAAATTGAAATCATGTTAAGCGGTGAAAACGACGCTTCAAACGCTATTATCACCATTCAGCCTGGAGCGGGGGGAACAGAGAGCCAGGATTGGGCGAGTATTTTGTATCGCATGTATTTGAGGTGGGCAGAAAGAAGGGGCTTTAAAAGCGAGATTTTAGATTATCAAGATGGCGAAGAAGCGGGCATTAAAGGGGTCGCCTTTATCATTAAGGGCGAAAACGCTTATGGCTATTTGAAAAATGAAAATGGGGTGCATAGGCTTGTAAGGATTTCACCCTTTGATGCGAACGCCAAACGGCACACGAGTTTTGCGAGCGTGCAAATTAGCCCTGAATTAGACGATGATATTGATATTGAAATTGATGAAAAAGATGTCCGTTATGATTATTATAGAGCCAGTGGGGCGGGCGGTCAGCATGTCAATAAAACAGAAAGCGCAGTTAGGATCACGCATTTCCCTACCGGTATTGTGGTGCAATGCCAAAACGACAGGAGCCAGCATAAAAACAAAGCGAGCGCGTTAAAAATGCTTAAATCCAAGCTTTATGAATTGGAATTAGAAAAACAGCAAAGCACCGCCAAAAATGAAGAAAAAAGCGAGATCGGCTGGGGGCATCAAATAAGAAGTTATGTCCTAGCCCCCTACCAGCAAGTCAAAGACGCGCGCTCCAACACCGCTTATAGCAATGTGGAAGCGATACTAGATGGCGATATTGATGCGATTTTAGAGGGCGTTTTGATTGCTAAAGCTTAA
- a CDS encoding molybdopterin molybdotransferase MoeA has product MVSFKEALKIHSSIPLEPLEIEIISLFESIGRILAEDIICIHALPKFNQSAMDGYGFKMQDLGKKTQVIQRIFAGDDVSALEVKENECVKIMTGAMVPKGIETIVPIECMLESHTNFALAPKDFKINANIRQKGENASLNSVLVPKNTRLNYGHIALIASQGLKEIKAFRKLKIALFSSGDELVPLGQNALECQVYDVNSVGIFNMLKNYNTHFLGVLKDNKDLQLKPLESQDYDVILSSAGVSVGDKDFFKDALKEKNALFYYEKVNLKPGKPVTLAKLNQSIIIGLPGNPLSCLLVLRVLILPLLERLSLNKDFKLKPFKAQINAPLKLKGERTHLILGNYSNNQFIPYNNNRYESGAIQALAQVDSIALIDEGVGLVQGEIEILRFEN; this is encoded by the coding sequence ATGGTTAGTTTTAAAGAAGCTCTAAAAATCCATTCTAGCATTCCCCTAGAACCCTTAGAAATAGAGATTATTTCTTTGTTTGAAAGCATAGGGCGCATTTTAGCAGAGGATATTATTTGCATTCACGCCTTGCCTAAATTCAATCAAAGTGCAATGGATGGCTATGGGTTTAAAATGCAAGATTTAGGCAAAAAAACTCAAGTCATTCAGCGCATCTTTGCCGGAGATGATGTGAGCGCTTTAGAAGTTAAAGAAAATGAATGCGTTAAAATCATGACTGGAGCGATGGTGCCAAAGGGAATAGAAACGATTGTCCCTATAGAATGCATGCTAGAAAGCCATACAAATTTCGCCCTAGCTCCCAAAGATTTTAAAATAAACGCCAATATCCGTCAAAAGGGCGAAAACGCTTCTTTAAACAGCGTGTTAGTCCCTAAAAATACCCGTTTGAATTACGGGCATATCGCGCTCATTGCCTCTCAAGGGTTAAAAGAAATCAAAGCGTTTAGGAAATTAAAAATCGCTTTATTCAGTAGCGGCGATGAATTAGTGCCTTTAGGGCAAAACGCCCTAGAATGCCAAGTTTATGATGTTAATTCAGTGGGTATTTTTAACATGCTTAAAAACTACAACACGCATTTTTTAGGGGTTTTAAAAGATAATAAAGATTTACAGCTTAAACCACTTGAATCACAAGACTATGATGTCATCCTTTCAAGCGCGGGGGTGAGTGTGGGGGATAAAGACTTTTTTAAAGACGCTTTGAAAGAAAAAAACGCCCTTTTTTATTATGAAAAAGTCAACCTCAAACCTGGAAAACCGGTAACTTTAGCCAAACTCAATCAAAGTATTATTATAGGCTTACCGGGTAATCCTTTAAGCTGCTTATTGGTTTTACGAGTTTTGATTCTACCCTTATTGGAGCGCTTATCCTTAAATAAAGATTTTAAACTAAAACCCTTTAAGGCTCAAATCAATGCCCCCTTAAAGCTTAAAGGCGAACGAACGCATTTAATTTTAGGCAACTATTCAAACAACCAATTCATTCCTTACAACAACAACCGCTATGAATCAGGAGCGATTCAAGCCCTTGCGCAAGTTGATTCTATCGCTTTGATTGATGAAGGGGTGGGATTAGTTCAGGGCGAAATTGAAATTTTAAGGTTTGAAAATTAA
- a CDS encoding CvpA family protein — MNYIDLALLVVVVAFGIRGFYHGFVSEVAGTLGIVLGVYLASRYSVAVGHLFSEHLYDLRNETMTNLIGFLLVLASIWVFFLAFGVLLGKVLVFSGLGIIDKALGFIFSCLKTFLVLSFILYALSKMEVMKDANAYLQEKSAFFSTMKSVASKIMRLDGVKHVEQNLKNNLEEMSDGVKNKESLNKTKESFDKAIDKGMEALKEKAKDLPKNMLDPKANQTPPNHTPSNKEPL; from the coding sequence TTGAATTATATTGATTTGGCGTTACTTGTGGTGGTGGTAGCCTTTGGGATTAGGGGATTTTATCATGGCTTCGTGAGTGAAGTGGCGGGGACTTTAGGGATTGTGCTTGGCGTGTATTTAGCGTCTCGCTATTCTGTGGCTGTTGGGCATTTATTTTCAGAGCATTTGTATGATTTAAGAAATGAAACCATGACGAATCTCATCGGTTTTTTGTTGGTGTTAGCGTCTATTTGGGTGTTTTTTTTAGCTTTTGGAGTGTTGCTAGGCAAGGTGTTAGTCTTTAGCGGGTTAGGCATTATAGACAAAGCGTTAGGGTTTATTTTTTCATGCTTGAAGACTTTTTTAGTGCTTTCTTTCATCCTTTATGCGCTCTCTAAAATGGAAGTGATGAAAGACGCTAACGCCTACTTGCAAGAAAAAAGTGCTTTTTTTTCTACCATGAAAAGCGTTGCTAGTAAGATCATGCGTCTTGATGGCGTCAAACATGTGGAGCAAAACCTTAAAAACAACCTTGAAGAAATGAGCGATGGAGTCAAAAATAAAGAATCCCTCAATAAAACTAAAGAGTCTTTTGATAAAGCGATAGATAAGGGCATGGAAGCTTTAAAAGAAAAGGCTAAAGACTTGCCTAAAAACATGCTAGATCCAAAAGCTAACCAAACCCCACCAAACCACACCCCATCCAATAAAGAACCCCTATAA
- the efp gene encoding elongation factor P — protein sequence MAIGMSELKKGLKIELGGVPYRIVEYQHVKPGKGAAFVRAKIKSFLDGKVIEKTFHAGDKCEEPNLVEKTMQYLYHDGDTYQFMDIESYEQIALNDSQVGEASKWMLDGMQVQVLLHNDKAISVDVPQVVALKIVETAPNFKGDTSSASKKPATLETGAVVQVPFHVLEGEIIKVNTETEEYLEKVK from the coding sequence ATGGCAATTGGGATGAGTGAGCTCAAAAAGGGCTTGAAAATTGAGTTGGGCGGTGTGCCTTATAGGATCGTAGAATACCAGCATGTCAAGCCCGGCAAGGGTGCGGCTTTTGTGCGTGCGAAAATCAAGTCGTTTTTAGATGGCAAGGTGATTGAGAAAACTTTCCATGCGGGGGATAAGTGCGAAGAGCCTAATCTGGTTGAAAAAACGATGCAATACCTTTATCACGATGGCGATACATACCAATTCATGGACATAGAGAGCTATGAGCAAATCGCCTTAAACGACTCTCAAGTGGGCGAGGCTTCTAAATGGATGCTAGACGGCATGCAAGTGCAGGTTTTATTGCATAATGACAAGGCGATTTCAGTGGATGTGCCGCAAGTTGTGGCTTTAAAGATTGTGGAAACAGCCCCTAATTTTAAGGGCGATACTTCAAGCGCGAGTAAAAAACCAGCGACTTTAGAAACCGGTGCGGTCGTGCAAGTGCCTTTCCATGTTTTAGAGGGTGAGATTATTAAAGTCAATACGGAAACAGAAGAGTATCTTGAAAAGGTGAAGTGA
- the cbf2 gene encoding peptidylprolyl isomerase CBF2 produces MKKNILNLALVGALSASFLMAKPAHNANNATHNTKKTADSSAGVLATVDGIPITKSDFDMIKQRNPNFDFDKLKEKEKEALIEQAIRTALVENEAKTEKLDQTPEFKAMMEAVKKQALVEFWAKKQAEEVKKIQIPEKEMQDFYNANKDQLFVKQEAHARHILVKTEDEAKRIISEIDKQPKTKKEAKFIELANRDTIDPNSKNAQNGGDLGKFQKNQMAPDFSKAAFALTPGNYTKTPVKTEFGYHIIYLISKDSPVTYTYEQAKPTIKGMLQEKLFQERMNQRIEELRKRAKIVINK; encoded by the coding sequence ATGAAAAAAAATATCTTGAATTTAGCGTTAGTGGGCGCGTTGAGTGCGTCGTTTTTGATGGCCAAGCCGGCTCATAACGCAAATAACGCTACGCATAACACAAAAAAAACGGCTGATTCTTCAGCAGGCGTGTTAGCGACAGTGGATGGCATACCTATCACTAAAAGCGATTTTGATATGATTAAGCAACGAAATCCTAATTTTGATTTTGACAAGCTTAAAGAGAAAGAGAAAGAAGCCTTGATTGAGCAAGCCATTCGCACCGCGCTTGTAGAAAATGAAGCTAAAACAGAAAAGCTCGATCAGACTCCAGAATTTAAAGCGATGATGGAAGCGGTTAAAAAACAGGCTTTAGTGGAATTTTGGGCTAAAAAACAGGCTGAAGAAGTGAAAAAAATCCAAATCCCAGAAAAGGAAATGCAAGATTTTTACAACGCTAATAAAGATCAGCTTTTTGTCAAGCAAGAAGCCCATGCTAGGCATATTTTAGTGAAAACCGAAGATGAGGCTAAACGGATTATTTCTGAGATTGACAAACAGCCAAAGACTAAAAAAGAAGCCAAATTCATTGAGTTGGCTAATCGGGATACGATTGATCCTAACAGCAAGAACGCGCAAAATGGCGGCGATTTAGGGAAATTCCAAAAAAACCAAATGGCTCCGGATTTTTCTAAAGCCGCTTTCGCTTTAACTCCTGGGAATTACACTAAAACCCCTGTTAAAACAGAATTTGGTTATCATATTATCTATTTGATTTCTAAAGATAGCCCTGTAACTTACACTTATGAGCAGGCTAAACCCACCATTAAGGGGATGTTGCAAGAAAAGCTTTTCCAAGAACGCATGAATCAACGCATTGAGGAACTAAGAAAGCGTGCTAAAATTGTTATCAACAAGTAA
- a CDS encoding EI24 domain-containing protein — protein sequence MVLSLSILKKSFNDFLSARMLLINLGPILLSLAFFGAVFYYNGANIVGYCQTLLPQSLNDYSHSQGFFAGVFAWVFKALVYFLVFWIVILLSLVINIFASVFYTPLVVSYLHQKYYPHVVLEEFGSILFSIKYFLKSLIFMLLWMAVLTPLYFIPFIGVFGVFFSIIPHFLFFKNTMSLDIASMIFNHQSYQNLLKQHRLKHYRFSFFCYLFSLIPFFNFFATLLQTLMLTHYFFILKKKNARFYSRA from the coding sequence ATGGTTTTGTCTTTATCTATCCTTAAAAAAAGCTTTAATGATTTTTTAAGCGCTAGAATGCTTTTAATCAATCTTGGTCCTATCCTTTTGAGTTTGGCGTTTTTTGGAGCTGTTTTTTACTACAATGGTGCAAATATTGTGGGTTATTGCCAAACTTTATTACCGCAATCTTTGAATGACTATTCCCATTCTCAAGGCTTTTTTGCTGGCGTGTTCGCATGGGTCTTTAAAGCGTTAGTGTATTTTCTTGTTTTTTGGATCGTGATTCTTTTGAGTTTAGTCATCAATATTTTTGCGTCTGTTTTTTACACCCCTTTGGTGGTTTCTTATTTGCACCAAAAATATTATCCCCATGTTGTTTTAGAAGAATTTGGCTCTATTCTTTTTTCTATTAAATATTTTTTAAAATCGCTCATTTTTATGCTTTTATGGATGGCGGTTTTAACGCCCTTGTATTTCATTCCCTTTATAGGGGTCTTTGGGGTCTTCTTTTCCATAATCCCGCATTTTCTTTTTTTCAAAAACACCATGAGTTTGGATATAGCCAGCATGATTTTTAATCATCAAAGCTATCAAAATTTACTCAAACAGCACCGGTTAAAGCATTATCGTTTTTCGTTTTTTTGCTATCTTTTTTCCTTAATCCCTTTTTTTAATTTTTTTGCCACTTTATTGCAAACCCTAATGCTAACGCACTACTTTTTTATCCTTAAGAAAAAGAATGCTAGATTTTATTCAAGAGCTTAG